Proteins from a genomic interval of candidate division KSB1 bacterium:
- a CDS encoding mercuric transporter MerT family protein encodes MQKTTLSTVGSVVTAIVASLCCIGPAVLAIVGAGSLGAFAAFEKYRLYFIGITAVLLGAAFYLTYRKREVKCEDGSCKIEGAGKWNKLGVWSATIIAVLAISYPYLAAKPSATTNAAFTPKATVVLEVKGMTCTACASHIQTALSGVKGVHSASVTYETGKAVIAYDSALVQPNALIKQVEETGYSATLAPENKGE; translated from the coding sequence ATGCAAAAAACCACTTTATCAACTGTTGGAAGTGTTGTGACCGCAATTGTTGCTTCACTTTGTTGTATTGGGCCGGCAGTTTTGGCGATTGTCGGCGCTGGAAGCCTCGGTGCTTTTGCCGCCTTTGAAAAATATCGTCTCTATTTCATCGGGATAACCGCCGTCTTGCTCGGTGCGGCGTTTTATCTCACCTACCGCAAGCGCGAGGTGAAATGCGAAGATGGCTCGTGCAAAATAGAAGGCGCGGGCAAATGGAACAAGCTCGGCGTGTGGAGCGCGACGATTATTGCTGTTCTTGCCATTTCGTATCCCTATCTCGCGGCAAAGCCTTCTGCCACGACCAATGCCGCTTTCACGCCCAAAGCGACTGTGGTGTTGGAAGTCAAAGGCATGACGTGCACCGCGTGCGCTTCGCATATTCAAACCGCGCTTTCCGGCGTCAAGGGCGTGCATTCGGCCAGCGTCACCTACGAAACCGGCAAAGCCGTCATCGCTTATGACTCTGCACTGGTGCAACCGAATGCCCTGATCAAACAAGTTGAAGAAACCGGTTATTCGGCAACACTTGCGCCGGAAAACAAAGGAGAGTGA
- a CDS encoding cation transporter: protein MRTIISIFVLLIAASLLFATSDKEKKTATKLELKISGMTCADCASHVEKAIRRDKNVAEAQVNWKEGLAVVQFKEKVEANASLPLFAELKKAGYTLEEIKDESGARWSIKMTCCGPNVCKIGEK, encoded by the coding sequence ATGAGAACCATCATTTCCATCTTCGTGCTGCTTATTGCCGCCAGCTTGCTGTTCGCCACAAGCGACAAAGAAAAAAAGACCGCGACCAAACTCGAGTTGAAAATTTCCGGCATGACTTGCGCCGATTGCGCGTCGCATGTCGAGAAAGCCATTCGCCGTGACAAGAACGTTGCGGAGGCGCAAGTCAACTGGAAGGAAGGTCTCGCCGTCGTCCAATTCAAAGAGAAAGTCGAGGCCAACGCCAGCCTGCCGCTGTTTGCGGAATTGAAGAAAGCCGGTTACACGTTGGAAGAAATCAAGGACGAAAGCGGCGCGCGATGGTCGATCAAGATGACCTGTTGCGGCCCGAACGTGTGCAAAATCGGCGAAAAGTAA
- a CDS encoding efflux RND transporter periplasmic adaptor subunit: protein MNKYVLLFVAGAFVACTKPQTDEHLHEAAENHEANATIVTLTKHQLFHIHLETAEVKESSVPIPLTLPGKVMLNERRRAAITARLAGRVEKVSAFAGDRVAAGETLAQIFSQEFLSMQMEYLQAIERTQRFGNESADQSTAKTILLSARRKLEVAGLSEADLQQLETSKEPMGFLPVRAPFSGAVLSAEVVQGQFVELGAHLFEIADLSRLWILADIYEQDLPRIHKGMKAQVEVTPYPREMFAATVTEIFDVVDAQTRTVKARLEVQNPSGKLKPEMFASVHLTTELGGNTIKVPASAMLGETEKHFVFVARNDSTFEKREVRTGVETREFVEVLDGLATGERIVTRGGFFLKSELAKETFGEEHH from the coding sequence ATGAACAAATACGTTTTACTCTTCGTCGCTGGTGCGTTCGTCGCTTGCACAAAACCACAAACCGACGAGCACCTTCACGAGGCTGCTGAGAATCACGAGGCCAATGCCACTATCGTGACTTTGACCAAGCACCAGCTTTTTCACATTCATCTCGAAACCGCTGAAGTGAAAGAAAGCTCCGTGCCGATTCCGCTGACGTTGCCCGGAAAAGTGATGCTCAATGAGCGCCGCCGCGCGGCCATCACCGCGCGTCTCGCCGGCCGCGTGGAAAAAGTTTCGGCGTTTGCCGGCGATCGCGTCGCCGCGGGAGAAACGCTGGCGCAGATTTTCAGCCAGGAATTTCTCTCGATGCAGATGGAATATTTGCAGGCGATCGAACGCACGCAACGCTTCGGCAATGAAAGCGCCGATCAATCGACGGCAAAAACCATTTTGCTCTCGGCGCGCAGAAAATTGGAAGTCGCCGGATTGAGCGAGGCGGATTTGCAGCAATTGGAAACGAGCAAAGAGCCAATGGGCTTTCTGCCGGTGCGCGCGCCATTCAGCGGCGCGGTGCTCAGCGCTGAAGTCGTGCAAGGCCAATTCGTCGAGCTGGGCGCGCATTTGTTTGAAATCGCCGATCTCTCGAGGTTGTGGATTCTCGCGGATATTTACGAGCAGGATTTGCCGCGTATTCACAAAGGCATGAAGGCGCAAGTCGAAGTCACGCCCTATCCGCGCGAAATGTTTGCCGCGACGGTGACGGAGATTTTCGACGTGGTCGATGCACAAACCCGCACGGTGAAGGCACGCCTTGAAGTGCAAAATCCGAGCGGCAAGCTCAAGCCGGAAATGTTTGCCAGCGTTCATCTCACGACGGAGCTTGGCGGCAACACCATCAAAGTTCCGGCCAGCGCCATGCTCGGTGAAACCGAAAAACATTTCGTTTTCGTCGCGCGCAATGATTCAACTTTTGAAAAACGCGAAGTGCGCACCGGCGTGGAGACACGCGAGTTTGTTGAAGTGCTCGACGGCCTCGCAACGGGCGAACGCATCGTGACTCGCGGTGGCTTCTTTTTGAAATCGGAGCTGGCCAAGGAAACGTTTGGCGAAGAACATCATTGA
- a CDS encoding TraR/DksA family transcriptional regulator yields MDQKKLNYFKKKLLEERDRIVASLTHHEVEIESATSSRSAEFEEASRLDKDREYISGLLTMDTEELADINESLKRIDEGTYGKCVDCGNDIAEPRLEAMPSSLRCLDCQKQNEDRQEFIEEPPISPLL; encoded by the coding sequence ATGGACCAGAAAAAACTGAATTATTTCAAGAAAAAGCTTTTAGAAGAGCGTGACCGCATTGTGGCGTCTTTAACGCATCACGAAGTGGAAATCGAAAGTGCCACCTCGTCGCGCAGCGCGGAGTTCGAAGAGGCTTCGCGGCTCGATAAAGATCGCGAATACATCTCGGGCTTGTTGACGATGGATACCGAAGAACTGGCGGATATCAACGAGTCGCTCAAACGCATTGACGAAGGCACGTACGGCAAATGCGTGGATTGCGGCAATGACATCGCGGAGCCGCGCCTGGAGGCCATGCCCAGTTCTTTACGCTGTCTCGATTGCCAAAAGCAAAATGAGGACCGTCAAGAGTTCATTGAAGAACCTCCCATCTCACCTTTGCTTTAA
- a CDS encoding isoprenylcysteine carboxylmethyltransferase family protein translates to MDAILRYVLPIYLIVYLTFAFFWRSFLVWKRTGVNPYVLGKADNVHDYVGMLFRVTMAAIVVVVILHTASNRTYEYLTPIIWLDQPMLKYAGLLLLAASLIWTLLAQAQMGNSWRIGIDANTKTALITHGVFGISRNPIFLGMRVTLLGFFLLLPNAVTLTTLVLGEASMQIQVRLEEEYLRQAHGEGYQKYCNRTRRWL, encoded by the coding sequence ATGGACGCAATTCTGCGATACGTGCTTCCGATTTATCTGATCGTCTATCTCACGTTCGCATTTTTCTGGCGCTCGTTTTTAGTTTGGAAAAGAACCGGCGTCAATCCCTACGTGCTCGGCAAAGCTGATAATGTGCATGATTATGTCGGCATGCTCTTTCGCGTGACGATGGCCGCAATTGTTGTCGTCGTCATTCTTCACACCGCTTCGAATAGAACTTATGAGTATTTGACGCCAATCATTTGGCTTGATCAACCCATGCTAAAATACGCCGGTTTATTGTTGCTGGCCGCTTCATTGATTTGGACGCTGCTCGCGCAAGCGCAAATGGGTAACTCCTGGCGCATCGGCATCGACGCGAACACCAAAACCGCGTTGATTACGCACGGTGTTTTTGGAATATCGCGCAATCCAATTTTCCTCGGCATGCGCGTCACCTTGCTCGGATTTTTTCTCCTCTTGCCCAATGCCGTGACTTTGACAACACTCGTCCTCGGCGAAGCGTCGATGCAAATCCAGGTTCGGCTTGAAGAAGAATATCTTCGTCAAGCACACGGTGAAGGTTATCAAAAATATTGTAACCGAACACGTCGTTGGCTTTAA
- a CDS encoding adenylate/guanylate cyclase domain-containing protein: METLNDNLLRCVPVHVWAKWQNPSQRELLLKKREKPLAILFADIEGCTRLCEDLPSREMNLLIETYFSRFFEVIEEAGGTVNEIMGDGFMAVFEENDLPKNILAASIAALNIQRHANELNIQRLKEYEPVSVNIGIHAGSAFVGFTKFRTSAGERWTYTASGTVTNIAARLCALAINGAILVSDAVAEIIKGLYALHPLGQQKLKNVSQPVFIFKIKQSTTTNI, encoded by the coding sequence ATGGAAACTTTGAACGATAATTTACTCCGTTGTGTGCCCGTACACGTTTGGGCGAAATGGCAAAACCCTTCACAGCGCGAGCTACTACTTAAGAAACGGGAAAAGCCACTGGCTATTCTCTTTGCCGACATTGAAGGTTGCACTCGGCTCTGTGAAGATTTGCCGTCAAGAGAAATGAATCTGCTCATTGAGACATATTTCTCTCGCTTCTTTGAGGTTATTGAAGAAGCCGGTGGCACGGTCAACGAGATCATGGGTGACGGCTTTATGGCCGTTTTTGAGGAGAATGATCTTCCCAAGAACATTCTCGCCGCCTCCATTGCTGCATTGAATATTCAACGTCATGCCAATGAACTGAACATCCAAAGATTAAAAGAATATGAGCCGGTTTCGGTCAACATTGGCATTCATGCCGGTAGCGCCTTTGTCGGCTTCACGAAATTCCGAACCTCGGCTGGCGAACGCTGGACATATACAGCATCGGGCACGGTCACCAATATTGCGGCGCGGCTGTGCGCTTTGGCAATCAACGGCGCGATTTTAGTGAGTGATGCCGTTGCAGAAATCATTAAAGGCCTTTATGCCTTGCACCCGCTCGGCCAGCAGAAACTGAAAAACGTAAGCCAACCTGTGTTCATTTTCAAAATTAAGCAATCGACAACCACAAACATTTAA
- a CDS encoding metalloregulator ArsR/SmtB family transcription factor gives MKKIYVEGKLCIGPNFSKAEFTLIKRNLANQKGLETLADSLAVAGNSQRLKILYLLHAHHEMCVCDLAEVLELTDSAASQHLRKLKDKNLVKTRRDGQTIFYSLVQNVFTSNLEDMFVQDETKEQHAFVLNERS, from the coding sequence ATGAAAAAAATCTACGTCGAAGGAAAACTTTGCATCGGCCCGAATTTCTCCAAAGCCGAATTTACTTTGATCAAACGCAATCTCGCCAACCAAAAAGGCTTGGAAACTTTGGCCGATTCGCTGGCTGTGGCAGGCAATAGCCAGCGCTTGAAAATTTTGTACCTGTTGCACGCGCATCATGAGATGTGCGTTTGCGACTTGGCCGAAGTGTTGGAATTGACCGACTCTGCGGCTTCGCAGCATTTGCGCAAGCTCAAAGATAAAAATCTGGTCAAAACTCGTCGCGACGGCCAAACCATTTTTTATTCACTTGTGCAAAATGTTTTTACTTCCAACCTGGAAGACATGTTTGTGCAAGATGAAACCAAAGAACAACATGCTTTTGTTTTGAATGAAAGGAGTTAA
- a CDS encoding TolC family protein: protein MSPFLHSCMAVLFAFLFLINKSGAQEKLSLQEAVDLALRQNPQLALAQQEIAAAQGQSVLAGALPPAEIFSRVNEINFDFSEQDEIEIGLSQSFEFPGKRSNRKAVALAGRQIAELQLARLRALLTAEVKKRYYENLLAKENFTSQRFAVQLLDDLQRLLTERYQSGAASYVDVVRSRIELGRGRSELAAVQQEQVAALTRLNLLLGRQSPQPLQLSDSLAYTPLTLPRDSVFAFVVQQSNLRQIFVTAVERQRRALQLARLVGRPDFSFGASFQRVAENPPFTAMQPEGETVNAFGIEASISLPLFTRAAPKGEVQIAQAELAAAETRLAYFEQRMRHNFEVAFAAVETAEKQVLEFRNVVLPESQNAVNAAVTAYQSGQLSLTDLLDIYRTARQARLEKSRVLFNYLAARADLEAIGENE, encoded by the coding sequence GTGTCTCCATTTTTGCATTCCTGCATGGCCGTGCTGTTTGCATTTCTATTTTTGATCAACAAGAGCGGCGCACAGGAGAAACTGTCTTTGCAGGAAGCCGTTGACTTGGCTTTGCGTCAGAATCCTCAACTTGCGCTCGCGCAGCAGGAAATTGCTGCGGCGCAAGGGCAGAGCGTGCTGGCCGGAGCGCTGCCGCCCGCCGAGATTTTTTCGCGCGTCAATGAAATCAACTTCGATTTCAGCGAGCAAGATGAAATCGAAATCGGCCTGAGCCAGAGCTTCGAATTTCCCGGCAAGCGCAGTAACCGCAAAGCCGTAGCGCTTGCCGGCCGCCAAATTGCCGAATTGCAACTGGCGCGGTTGCGTGCCTTGCTCACGGCAGAAGTCAAGAAACGCTATTACGAAAATCTTCTGGCCAAGGAAAACTTTACGAGCCAACGATTTGCCGTGCAGCTTCTCGATGACTTGCAACGGTTGCTCACCGAACGCTATCAAAGCGGGGCCGCAAGCTATGTCGATGTCGTGCGCAGCCGAATCGAGCTGGGACGCGGCCGCAGCGAGCTGGCCGCTGTGCAGCAGGAACAAGTTGCGGCGTTGACAAGGCTCAATCTTTTGCTTGGTCGCCAAAGCCCTCAGCCGTTGCAGTTGAGTGATTCATTGGCTTATACGCCCTTGACTTTGCCGCGCGATTCGGTATTTGCCTTTGTTGTACAGCAATCCAACCTGCGTCAAATTTTTGTCACGGCGGTTGAGCGTCAGCGCCGCGCGTTGCAATTGGCACGGCTTGTCGGCCGTCCGGATTTTTCCTTCGGCGCATCGTTTCAACGGGTCGCAGAGAATCCGCCGTTTACCGCGATGCAACCGGAAGGTGAAACCGTGAATGCTTTTGGCATTGAAGCCAGCATCAGTTTGCCTTTGTTCACTCGCGCCGCGCCAAAAGGCGAAGTGCAAATTGCGCAGGCTGAATTGGCCGCGGCAGAGACGCGATTGGCTTATTTTGAGCAGCGTATGCGCCACAATTTTGAAGTCGCATTTGCAGCGGTTGAAACAGCGGAAAAACAAGTTTTGGAATTTCGCAACGTCGTGCTGCCGGAATCCCAAAACGCCGTGAATGCGGCGGTGACGGCATATCAGTCCGGCCAGCTTTCACTCACGGATTTGCTGGACATCTATCGCACCGCGCGGCAAGCGCGCTTGGAAAAGAGCCGCGTGCTTTTCAATTACCTCGCTGCCCGCGCTGATTTGGAAGCGATCGGTGAAAATGAATGA
- a CDS encoding (2Fe-2S)-binding protein, whose translation MSSCCAQPIEVIAADQHKSGEDCCLVTEKMPAPARAACPVSGTLSRKIQRRTLEHLLKPEKLGSLRHVQYYYCKESACNVVYFSNENVPFFTTDEVAVKVFVKDQGDDVPVCYCFNWTRARIKQEIRETKKSTAAIEIAREIKAGNCACDIKNPKGECCLGDVNTFVKDATSAATA comes from the coding sequence ATGAGTTCCTGTTGCGCGCAACCCATCGAAGTGATTGCCGCTGACCAACACAAAAGCGGTGAAGATTGCTGTCTCGTCACCGAGAAAATGCCCGCGCCGGCGAGAGCGGCATGTCCCGTTTCCGGAACGCTTTCGCGCAAGATTCAAAGACGAACGCTGGAACATTTGCTGAAACCGGAGAAGCTTGGTTCCCTGCGCCATGTGCAATATTACTACTGCAAGGAATCCGCCTGCAACGTGGTTTATTTCTCCAACGAGAATGTGCCTTTCTTTACGACTGATGAGGTTGCGGTAAAAGTGTTTGTCAAAGATCAGGGTGACGACGTTCCTGTTTGCTACTGCTTCAATTGGACACGTGCTCGTATCAAACAGGAGATTAGAGAAACTAAAAAATCGACCGCTGCCATAGAAATCGCGCGCGAAATCAAAGCCGGCAACTGCGCGTGCGACATTAAAAATCCCAAAGGGGAATGCTGCCTTGGCGATGTCAATACGTTTGTCAAAGATGCGACATCGGCGGCAACGGCATGA